Genomic window (Streptomyces liliiviolaceus):
GCGACGTCGGCGGCGAACTGCTGGTGGAACCTCGCCTTCTCGATGTACAGGTCGGTGACCTGGCCGCCGTCGGGGAGCGTGAGCGGAACCGGCCGAAGGGCCTCACCGAGGGTGCTGCCGGGGAACTTGCCCGACAACGCGATGGCGCTCTCCCCCTCGTCCGGCAGGAAGGCCGCGACGAACACGAGCGCCTTGACGTTGCCGAGCCCCTTGGCGGCGTTGCTGATGACGGATCCGCCGTAGGAGTGTCCGACCAGCACCACCGGGCCCTCGATGGACTCCACGAGCTGCCTGACGTATGCGGCGTCGCCACTGAGTGTCCGCAGCGGATTGCTCGCGGCCACCACCGGGTATGCGTGCGCCTGGAGTTTTTCGACCACCCCGTTCCAGCTGGAGGAGTCCGCGAACGCGCCGTGGACGAGGACAATGGTGGGATTCTGTGCACTCATGGGATCGGCCTTTCGATGTGCCGGGAAATGCGCTCGTCATTTCGAGCGTGTGGAGGTGGTTTCTGCGCGTCGGGATCCCCTCGACGGGCACTCCGGAAAGCTGCCCGGTCTCCGCGCGTGTTCGCCCGTACGCGGAGCCGGTCGGGCGGTCGCCGGTCAGGCGGTTCGTCGGTCAGGCGGTATTTCGGTAAGGCTGTCAGTCGGTGCCCAAAGCCTTGCGCAGGACGTGGACGGCCTGCTCGACGGCCGCGCTCGAAGCCTGCGTTCCGCGGACGGGGTTCAGCATCATGAAGTCGTGCAGGCTCGCGTTGTAGCGGATGCTGGTGGTAGCGACGCCCGCCTGGATCAACTTGCGGGCGTAGGCCTCGCCCTCGTCGCGCAGCACGTCGTTCTCGTCGACGATGACGAGCGCCGGCGGCAGACCCCGGAGGTCGTCGAGCGTGGCCCGCAGCGGGGACGCGGTGATCTGCGCGCGCTCGGCGGGATCAGTGGTGTACGCGTCCCAGAACCACTCCATGGCCTTCGCCGTCAGGTGGGGACCGTGCGCGAAGGTCCGGTAGCTCTCGGTGTCCTGGGCGGCGTCGGTCACCGGGTAGTACAGCGACTGGTGCAGGAAGACCACGTCGCCGCGCTGCTTGGCCATGTGGGTCAGGGCGGCGGTCATGTTGCCGCCGACGGAGTCACCGGCGACCACGAGCCGCGAGCCGTCCAGTCCTTCCTCGGCTCCCTCGGTGGTGATCCACCGAGCGGTGGCGTAGGCCTGCTCGATGGCGACGGGGTACTTGGCCTCGGGAGACCGGTCGTACTCCACGAAGACCACGGCGGCCCCGGCCCCGACGGACAGTTCGCGCACCAGCCGGTCGTGCGTACCGGCGTTGCCGAGGATCCAGCCACCGCCGTGGATGTAGAGGATCACCGGCAGGACACCGGTGGCACCGGCCGGCTTCACGATGCGCACCCGCACGTCACCGACACCGGTGGGAAGGGTGATCCACTTCTCGTCCGCCTCCGGCTTCTCCACGGGCTGTGCCTGGACGTCGTCGAGGAGCTTGCGCGCCCCCTCGACTCCGAGTTCGTGCAGCAGTGGCGGCTTTGCGGTGGCGTCGGCGAAATCCTGGGCGGCGGGTTCGAGAATGACATCGCTCACGGCGGGCTCCTTCGGCATCGGGCGAGGCTGGGTTTTCACCTCATGAGACCGGGCCGAGAGCTTTTGTGTGACACGACATGATGAAAGGCGATGCACGCCGTGCGGTTGTGGCCGCGTGACCGCTATTCGATGTTCTGGCCGTCGGTGCCGGAGAAACCGGGCAGCGGAGTGCCGTCGACATAAAGATCCACATGTTCGTTGTAGAACGCGGTCATTCCCGCGATGCGGCTGGCCTGAATCGTGGGGAAGTCGTACGTCCAGGCGATGTCGGCATGAGGTCCGGAGGCACCGTCGAACGACCAGTAGGCGCTCGTGGTCCCCTTGTAGGGACATCGGGTCACGGTGTCCGACTGCCGCAGCCGGGTCCAGTCGATGTGGGTACGGTCGAGGTAGTAGCGGGTGGGCAGCCCGGTCTCGAACAGCTTCACGCAGTCGGGCGCCTCCGCCAGCACCACTCCCTCCACCTCCACGCGGACAGTGCTGGAGGAACGCAGGGCGTCCACGCGGGAGTACGGGCTTCTGGGGTGGACGAAGACCGGCTCGTCCTCCTCGAACCAGGCGTCCAGCGCGTCCCATTCGAACCGCACGGTGTCGTGCAGCGGTCCCGGGGCACCCTCTCCCCACACCCATGCCGCGCCCGCGCGGGCCTCGGCTCCGACCCGCAACGTGTGACGGTGCGCGGGTCCGGCGCCGAGCTGCTCCGTGTGTTTGTCGTCGTGCAGCACACCGTCGACCAGATCCTCGACGGGAATGCTGTACTCCGGGTACGCCTGCCATTCCCAGACGTACAGGGCGCGGCGCGAGTCGAAGACGACACGGCCGCCGATCAGGCCCCGGATGCGGCGTGGCACGGGTTCGACGTGCCCGACCGGCACGATGAGGCTGGGGTGCAGAACGCTCTCGACTGCCATGGTGGTCACCTTGGTTCGTTCGCTGACTGTGCGTTCGCCTGCCCTGTCGCGGGCGGGGTTCCGCTACGGGCGGAGGTCCGTCACGGGCGGGAAAACGGCTCCGGGTGGAGTGGGCCCCGCCCACACGTTCGATGGTATCCGGTGTGAACAGTGGTGGCCCCGGTGTCACAGAACGCGAGGGTGCCCGGTCAGTGGGCCGTAACCATTTCACCGTGTGAGGAGACTCCATCATGGACGCACGCATCAACTACTTCGGCAACGCCCTCGCCGGCAAGGTCATGAGGCATCTGAACTCGGCCGGCGCGATCGTGGCTCCGGCCCTGCCCGTCGCCACCCAGGAACTGGTGAAGATCCGCGCCAGCCAGATCAACGGCTGCGGCTTCTGCACCGACATGCACGCCAAGGAGGCCACCGCGGCCGGGGAGACGCAGGTGCGCCTCAACCTGGTGGCCGCATGGCGTGAGGCCACCGTCTTCAGCGATGCCGAGCGTGCGGCGCTGGAACTGACCGAGCAGGGCACGCGCCTCGCGGACAACCCGGCCGGTGTGACGGACGAGGCATGGGCCGGCGCCGCCAAGTTCTACGACGAGGACCAACTGGCCGCGCTGATCTCGCTGATCGCACTCATCAACGCCTACAACCGCATCAATGTCATCAACCGTCAGCCGGCGGGCGACTACCAGGTCGGCATGTTCGGCTGACCCTCCGCGTGCGGGCGCACGGAGGGCCGGCAGGCTCCTCCGTGCGCCCGCACGGTGCCCGAGGGATGATCCTCACCACCACCGGTCCGTGCCGCAGCTGTCACACATCGCGGCACGGACCGGTCATGTCCGGCGTAAGCGACCTGCCGCCCACAGCCCGCGGCGGGGCCGGCCCGGAACCCCGAGGACTGCCATGACGAACCCCTTCGACCCCGCCCGGACACGGCACGTGAGAACCGACGTCCTGGAGATCGCCTACCACGAGGCCGGCCCCGCACACGGTGACACCGTGGTACTTCTGCACGGCTTCCCCTACGACATCCACTCGTACGACACCGTCGCTCCGCTCCTGGGCCGACAGGGGTTCCGTGTCGTCGTCCCCTATCTGCGCGGGCACGGACCCACCGCCTTCCGGTCCGCGTCACAGCCCCGCTCGGGGCAGCAGGCCGCCCTGGGAGCGGACGTCGTCGCGCTCCTGGACGCACTCGGTGTCGAGCGGGCCTACCTCGCCGGATACGACTGGGGCGGCCGCGCCGCCAACGTCGCCGCGGCACTGTGGCCCGAGCGGGTCCTCGGGCTGGTCTCGGTCAACAGCTATCTCATCCAGGACATCAGCGCGGCGGCGCGGCCTCTGGCGCCCGAACTGGAAGCCGGTTTCTGGTATTTCCACTACTTCCTCACCGAGCGCGGCCGGGCCGGCCTCGCCGCCGACCCCCAGGGCGTCGCACGGGTCATCTGGAAACGGAACTCCCCCGAGTGGCCCTTCACCCCGGAGGACCTGGCCCGCACCGCGCAGTCCTTCGCCAACCCCGACTACACCGATGTCGTCATCCACTCCTACCGCCACCGGCTCGGTTTCGCACCGGGCGCAGAACCCTACGAGGAGTTGGAAGCCCGCCTGGCCGAACTGCCCGGCATCCCCGTCCCGACGATCACCCTGGACGGCACGTCCGACGGCAACTTCCCGGCGACGGACGGTTCGTCGAGCGCTCACCACTTCACCGGGCCCCGACTGCACCGTCAGGTGCCCGGCGCCGGCCACAACCTCCCGCAGGAACGCCCCCATGCCTTCGCCGAGGCCGTACGCGACGTGCGCGCGCTCCGACGGGACCACGCGCCGCTCGGCACCGGCTGACACCAGGATCCGACATGCCCCTCACCCCGTCGTACGACAGCCCACCTCCCCTGCGTCTGGCCGACGCCCACGGCCGGGCAACCCTGCTGGTCACCGTCCTGGGCTCCAGCGTGGTGATGCTCGGCTCGACCGTCACCAATGTGGCACTGCCCCGTATCGGCGACGACTTCGACGCCGACCTCGCGGTTCTGCAGTGGACCGTGAACGCCTACATGCTCACCTTGGCGGGGCTGATCCTCCTGGGCGGAGCGCTGGGCGACCGCTTCGGCAGGCGACGCGTCTTCGTCGTGGGCGTCCTGTGGTTCGCGGCGGCCTCGTTCCTGTGCGGGATCGCGCCCGACACCCACACACTGATCGCTGCCCGAGCGCTCCAAGGCGTCGGGGGCGCTCTGCTCACCCCGGGATCACTGGCGATCATCGAGGCCTCCTTCCATCCGGACGACCGGCCCCGCGCGATCGGACTGTGGTCGGGTTTCGGGGGCGTGGGCGCGGCTCTCGGGCCCTTCGTGGGCGGCTGGCTGGTCGACGGCCCCGGCTGGCGCTGGACCTTCTTCCTGACCATTCCACCCGCTCTGCTGTGTGTGCCCCTGGCGCTGCGCCATGTGCCGGAGTCGGTGGGCGCGTCCCGGCGGAAGACCGCTCCGCCCGGCGAGACGCGACACCGGATGCCGGGATTCGACGTCACCGGGGCCGCCCTGGCCACGTACACGCTGACCGAGGCCCGGACCGGCGGGCCGGCCGTCCTCGGCGCGGCCACGGGCAGTGTCCTGGCCGGCTGGGCGTTCCTTGTGGTCGAGCGGCGCGGCAGCGATCCGATGGTGCCGTTGTCGATCTTATCGTCACGGCAGTTCACCGCAGTCAACGTGATCACCCTGTGCGTCTACGCCGGCACCGCGGGATTCTTCTTCCTCACCGCCCTGGAACTGCAGATCGTCGTCGGGTACTCGGCACTCGCGGCGGGGGCGGCCATGCTGCCGAACACCGCGCTGATGCTGCTGTTCTCCTCCCGCTCGGCCCTCCTCGCCAAGCGGCTCGGACCGCGCGTGCCGCTCACGCTGGGCCCGTTGGTGTGCGGTGCGGGCATGCTGCTGATGCTGCGCGTGGGCCCCGACGCCTCCTACTCGCAGGACATACTGCCCGCCCTGCTGGTGATGGGCTGCGGCATGGTCGTCATGGTCGCTCCGCTGACCATGACCCTGCTGTCATCGGTGGACGCCGAGCACGCCGGACTGGCCAGCGGCATCAACAACGCGGCAGCGCGGGCGGCCGGGCTGATGGCCGTTGCCGGCCTGCCCCTGCTGGTCGGTATGGGACCGGACGCCTACCGTTCGACCGCGGCTTTCGACATGTCGTTCAGCCGGGCCATGCCGCTATGTGCCGGACTGCTGTTCGCCGGTGCTCTGGTGGCGTTCGCGCTGCTGCCGCAGAACGCCGCGACCGCCCACCACGCGCACGGCAGAGCGCACGGTTGGCTGATGGAGCCGCCGTTGGTGTCCCCCAGGGCCCGTCGTCGCACCGCCGACTGACCCTCCGATGTCTGCGGCCGGTGTCACACCGGTATACGCCCACCGGTCTCCTGGGTGGGACGGACCGCCCCGTCGGTCCGTCCCACCGCTTCGGAGCAGCCGCTATGAAAGGAACACCGTTATGTCGTATCCCTATCCCGAGCTGAAGTACTGGGGCGAGGACGGCGAGGTCAGCGCCGTCTTCCGGCCCGCGGCCACCCCTCCGGCCCTCGGCGTCAGCGGCGCGGGGCAGAGTGCCACCCACTATCTGGCGACCACCGAGACGACCCGAGGGGAGTTCGGGCTGTACCGGGTGGAGATGAAGCCGAGGGCGGGCGGTCCCAAGACCCACTTCCACAAGCGGATCTCGGAGTCGTTCTACATCCTGGACGGCACGGTCCGGGTGTACAACGGCGTGCAGTGGATCGACGCGCGCAAGGGTGACTTCCTTCATGTGCCGCAGGGCGGCCTGCACGCCTTCCGCAACGACTCCGACGCCCCGGCCGACATGCTCCTGCTGTTCACCCCCGGGGCGCCCCGTGAGGAGTACTTCGAGCAGGTGTCCCAACTGGCGCACGCCTCGGACGAGGAGCGGGACGCGTTCTTCGACAAGCACGACTCCTATTTCGTGGAGTAGGAGTAGGCCCGGGGCCGCGCCCGTTCTCGTGGCCACCGTGTCCATGAGCGTGTGCACGCTGTCACAGCCATGGGGTGCGTCCTGTCTAGGTGGCATGAGCACGGTGCGTACGGCCGTGCGGTGTGCCCAGGCCGGCCGACAGGCCGGCGAGCCCCTCATGGAGGAACACATGCGAGTACTCGTAGCAGGTGCCACCGGCCTCATGGGGTCGAGAACCGTAGCCCGGCTCCGGGACCACGGCGTCGAGGTCGGGCAGCTCTCCCGTGCGCAGGGAGTCGACCTCCGCACCGGGGACGGTGTCGAACAGGCGCTGCGTGCCGTGGACGTGGTCGTGGACGTCACCGACGCCCCCTCGCACGAGCGGCGGGTGAGCGAGCAGTTCTTCACCGCCGCGACCGGCAACCTCCTGCGGGCGGCCGGCGCGGCCGGCGTCGCGCACTACGTACTGCTGTCGCTGGTGGGAGCCGACCGGGTCGACTCGGGCTACTTCCCGGCGAAGGCGGTCCAGGAGCGGTTGGCCCGCCGGTCCACCGTCCCGTACTCCGTGGTGAGGGCCTCGCCCTTCTTCGAGACCGTTCAGTCCGTCGCTGCCGCCGCCACCCGGCCGGACGGTGTGCGCGTGGCGCCCCTGCTGCTGCGGCCGGTCTCGGTCGACGACGTCGCCGCGACGGTCGCGCATGTCGCGGTCGGGGTGCCCCTGTTCGACGTCCTGGAGACGGCCGGCCCCGAAGAGGGCCGGCTTACGGATCTCGTCTCCGATCTCCTGACCGCCCTCGGTCTGCCGGGGCAGGTCGTCACCGATCCCCGGGCGCCGTTCTTCGGCGCGGAGCTCTCCGAGAGGGCTCTGCTTCCCGGACCTGACGCCCACCTGGGCCACCACTCCTTCGCCCGGTGGCTCAAAGAGCGCTGACCGGCCGAGGCAGAGGCCCGCCTTACCCGGCCGGCCTCTGCCCGCCGGCGACCTCACATCGCGTCCGACCGTTTCCTCCCCTGCCCTGTCAGGAAGGCTGCCATGAGTGTTCCGTCCCGGCCCGCCACGTCCCCCGTGACCAGTGAGCTCGACCAGCTACCCGACCGCGACCGCGAGGAGACCGCCGAATGGCAGGCCTCTCTCGACGCCGTCGTGCGCAACGCCGGGCCGGACCGGGCGGTGTATCTGCTGCGCCGCGTGCACGAGTTCGCGGCCCGGTCCGGGCTGTCCCTGCCCGGGCTGCTGGCCTCGGACTACATCAACACCGTGCCCGTCTCGGCCCAGCCGGCGTTCGACGGCGACCTGGCGATGGAGACCAGGATCACCGCGCTCAACCGGTGGAACGCGGCGGCCATGGTGACCCGTGGGGCACCCCTGGGACTGGGCGGCCACATCGCCACGTACGCCTCGGCGGCCTGGCTGTACGAGATCGGGTTCAACCACTTCTTCCACGGCAAGGACGGTGACGGCTCGGGCGACCAGTTGTTCCTGCAGGGCCATGCCTCACCGGGCATCTATGCCCGGGTCTTCCTCGAAGGACGGCTGAGCGCACAGGACCTGGACGGCTTCCGGCGCGAGGCCACGGGGCACGGTCTGCCGTCCTACCCGCACCCGCGCCGCCTGCCGTGGCTGTGGGAGTTCCCCACCGTGTCCATGGGCCTCGGCCCTCTCGGCGCCATCTACCAGGCCCGGTTCAACCGCTATCTGCGAGCCCGCGGCATCAAGGACACCTCCGCCTCACGGGTGTGGGCGTTCCTCGGCGACGGCGAGATCGACGAGCCGGAGTCGACGGCCGCGCTGACTCTGGCGTCCCGCGAGAACCTCGACAACCTCACCTTCGTCGTCAACTGCAACCTGCAGCGGCTCGACGGCCCGGTGCGCTCCAACTCCAAGATCGTCCAGGAGCTCGATGCCCGCTTCCGGGGCGCCGGCTGGAACGTGGTCAAGACGCTGTGGGGCGAGGCCTGGGACCCGCTGCTGCTGCGGGACACCACCGGGGACCTGGTCCGGCGGCTGGGTGAGATACCGGACGCACAGCTGCAGACCCTGGCCGCACGGGACGCGGCCTACATCCGTAAGAGCTTCTTCACCGGCGACGCGCTCTCCGGCGTGGCCGCCTCCCTGAACGACACCCAGGTGGTCGACCTCTTCGGGAACTCCCGTGGGGGCCATGAGCCGTTGAAGGTCCACGCCGCCTACCGGGCCGCCGTGGAACACAAGGGCGCACCCACGGTGATCCTGGCCCAGACGGTCAAGGGGCACACCCTCGGCTCGGCGTTCGAGTCCCGCAACGCCAACCACCAGATGAAGAAGCTCACCCCGCAACAGTTCCGCGACATGCGCGACCTGCTGGAACTTCCCATCCCCGACAGCGCGCTCGCGGGCGACCAGGTGCCCTACTGGCATCCGGGGCCGGACGCGCCCGAGGTGCGGTACCTGCGCGAACGCCGAGCGGCACTGGGCGGTCCGGCTCCCGCCCGACGGGTCGTCAACAGACCGTTGCCGCAGCCGGCCGCCACGTCCTTCGAGGCCCTGAAGAAGGGCTTCGGCCATCAGGAAGTGGCCACCACCATGGCGCTGGTCCGCCTGGTCAAGGACTTGATGCGGGACAAGGACACCGGCGCGCGCTGGGTTCCGATCATCCCCGACGAGGCGCGCACCTTCGGTATGGAGTCGATGTTCCCCACGGCCGGCATCTACTCGCCCCACGGACAGACCTACGATCCGGTCGACGCCGACCAGCTGCTCTTCTACAAGGAGAGCAGCACGGGCCAGCTGATCATCGAGGGGATCACGGAAGCCGGTTCGGTCGCGGAGTTCGCCGCCGCAGCGACCTCGTACGCCACCCACGGCGAACCCATGATCCCGTTCTACATCTTCTACTCCATGTTCGGCTTCCAGCGGACCGGCGACCAGTTCTGGGCGCTCGCCGACCAGATGGGCCGCGGTTTCGTCGTGGGCGGCACCGCCGGGCGCACCACCATGACCGGGGAGGGGCTGCAGCACGGAGACGGACACTCGCACCTGCTGGCGGCCACCAATCCGGCGGTGGTCAGCTACGACCCGGCCTTCGCCTTCGAGATCGCGGTCATCGCGCGGGAGGGCCTGCGCCGCATGTACGGCGAACGGCCCGAGAACGTCTTCTACTACCTGACCGTCTACAACGAGCCGAAGACGCAGCCGGCGATACCGCCGGTACCCGGCGTCGAGGAGGGCATCGTCCGGGGGATCTACCGCTTCCGGCCCGCCGACCCGGCCGCCACCGGACCCCGTATCCAGCTGCTGGCCTCCGGCACCGCCATCCACTGGGCGCTGCGCGCACAGGAACTCCTCGCCGCCGAGTGGAACGTGCACGCGGACGTGTGGTCGGTGACGTCCTGGACGGAGCTGCGCCGGGACGCGTTGGACACCGACGCCGCCGTCCTGCGCGGCGAGCACCGCCTGCCGTACGTCACCGAGGCGCTGGCCGGAGCGCCGGGTCCGGTGCTGGCGGTCAGCGACTGGATGCGCCAGGTGCCGGACCAGATCAGCCAGTGGGTCGAGCAGGACTACTTCTCCCTGGGCACCGACGGTTTCGGGCTGTCCGACACCCGGGACGACGTGCGCCGCTACTTCCGGGTGGACGCCGAATCGATCGTCGTGACGGCCCTGGACCGCCTGGCCCGAGCCGGGCAGGTCACCCCGGAGACGACCCAACGGGCGCGCAAGCGCCACGGCCTCGATCTGTGACCTGCACGGTCAGGACCGGGGCCGGGCCCGGGCCAGGACTTGTGCAGGGACCTGGTCCGGGGCCGTGTCATGTCCGGCCGGCCCCCGGGCCTGTCGTGGTCGCCTCCTCCTCGGCGTCATTCGAGTCCCGGCCGGGTCCATCCCAGGTGAAGAACCGCCACGTCGTCAGCCGTCCCGCCCTCGGGCGCGGCCGGCGCCGAAGCGCCGCGCACCAGGGCGTCGACAAAGCGCTGGGCCGGCAGATGGGCGTGTCGGTCCGCGAGACGCAGCAGGCCGTCCTCACCCAGCCGCCCGCAGGAGGTCCGGGCCTCGTACAGCCCGTCGGTGAAGAGCACCACGCTGTCCGCGGCGGACAGCGTATGCTCGCTCTCCGTCCAGTCCCCACGTCCGGGGAAGAGCCCCAACGCGAGTCCCGGCCGGTGCTCGACCCAGCGGATGCCTCCGGCGTGCCGGTGCAGCATGCCGGGGTGACCGGCGCTGATCACCCGCACGGACCGTCCGTCGGACGGGAAGACCAGGGAGACGACCGTGGCGTAGGTGTCCTCGTGCGGCCGCTCGTCGACCAGGACTCGCTCCAGCAGGCGGAGCCTGCGCATCGGGGACTGGCCGCAGAGTACGGCGGTGCGCCAGGCCAGCCGCAGATGCACCGCGAGGGCTGCCTCGGCTGCGCCGTGCCCGGAGACGTCCCCCATCACGACGTGGACGGTACGGTCCTCGCTCTGGACGATGTCGCAGAAGTCACCGCCCAGCAGCGCGTGGGAGCGGCTGGGAGCGTAGTGGGAGGCGCTGGTGAAGCCGTCGTCGTCGAGTACGAGGGCGGGCAGCAGCCCTCTTTCGAGGAAGGCGTTGTCCGACGGCTCAAGAAGTTTGGTCATCTCAGGCTTTCGTGCGGCGGGTGAACGGGTGGCCGGCACCTGGGCGTGACCCATATGTCATGTGATCTGTCACATGTCGAGGGTCCGTCCAGTCATACAGAGCAAGGAGGAGCACAAGCTCCACCGACCGGATCCGGCAGGACGAAGCCATCGACACCCCGTCCGAGCCGGTGAGGAGAGGAGTCACCATGCCGAGCAACACAGCGCACACGCCGGGAGCTTCCGCCCCCTCGGTCACTGACTCGCCTGCCCCGTGGCTGATCGGCCTGCCGTTCGGTTCCGCCGCCCACGTGGTGTGGCTGTACTACGTCGTGAAAGAGGCCGAGGACGGCATCCGCGCGGTGCGGGTCGCCCTGGAGCGGGCGAACGGCGAACGGGACCGGCCGGCACGTGAAGGGCCGCTGGCCCAGGCCGAACCCATCGAGGTACAGCGGATCCTGCACGACGCCGTCGGTCACGCGAACCTGGTCCCCTGGCCGTGATCGGCCGGCCGGAAGCGGTGACGGAAGCGGATTCGCAGCCCACGGGGGCGGAGCTCCCGGTCCGCCCAGACTGCTGTGCCCGACTGCTGTGGCTGGCTGCTGTGCTCACGCGGAGGGTCCCGGAGCGGTTCATGTCTGCTCCGGGACCCTCTCGACGTCATCGCACCGAGTGAGCGGCGTTCTCGATGACGTCGGTCACCTTCCCCGGCTGCGAGACGCTCACGGCGTGGGACGCACGGACCTTCGTGGTGTGCGCGTGCGCACGCTCGGCCATGAACTGCTGCGTCCTCGGCGGGATGTTGAGGTCCTGATCGGCGATCAGCACCCAGGACGGAATGCTCTTCCATGCGGGCTCGGCCGCGCCCTCGGCCAGGGCGGCGTCGGTCACCGGCCGCTGGGTGACGGCCATCAGATCGGTCTGGCCACGGGACACGTCGGCAGCGAACTGGTGCCTGAACTTGTCGTTCCGGATGTACAGGTCGGTGCCCCGGGAGCCGTCGGGGTTGGTGAACGGCACGGGGCGCAGGGCGTCACCGAGGGTACTGCCGGGGAATTTACCCGACAGGTCGACCGCGCTCTCGCCCTTCTCCGGAAGGAAGGCGGCGAGGTACACGAGCGCCTTCACGTTCTTGTTGCCCGTGGCGGCGTTGCTGATGACCGATCCGCCGTAGGAGTGTCCGGCGAGCACCACGGGACCGTCGATGCCGGCCAGGACGTCCTTGAGATAGGCGGAGTCCCCGCTCAGGGACCGCAGGGGGTTGGCGACGGCCACCACGGGATATCCGTCGTGCCGGAGTTCCTTGACGACCCCGTTCCAGCTGGTGGAGTCGGCGAACGCGCCATGGACCAGCACCACCGTCGGCTTGGGCCGCTGGGGTCCGGTGTTCTTGTCGGCGGAGGCCGGCGCGACGGTCGCGGCTGTCAGGGCCGCGGCGATGCCGAACCCGGCCAGCACGGTGAGCGAGGTCCGGGCGCGGCGGGTGAGGGAACGAGCGTTCATGATGGGTTCCTTTCGATGTGTGGCGGTCGAGCCACGTCGGGGTGGTGCTTGGGGCGATGCCCCAGGAAGGGGGTCGTGGACGAGTGACATCGGGTGCGGTCGGATGCGGCGGCGGATGGGCTGCGGCTGCGGTCAAGTACCCGACGCCCGCCGAGGTGTTGCGGGGTTCGCCTCGGTGCGGATCCGCTCGACGAACCGTGCGTCCTCGGCGTCGACGGCCCGCGCGGTCTCCAGTACCTCCGGCAGACTCCCGGCCGGTATGACGACGGCGCCCGCGGCATCACAGAAGACGTAGTCCCCCGGCACGACGGCGACGCCCGCGAACTCGACGGTGATGTTCGCCGCGTACGGCATCACCGTGTCTCCGCCCCACCGGGTGGTCTCTCCCTGACACCAGGTGGCGAAGTCGTAGCCGCGCAGTTGACCGAAATCCCGCAGTCGGCCGTCGGCCAGCACCCCGGCCAGG
Coding sequences:
- a CDS encoding alpha/beta fold hydrolase is translated as MSAQNPTIVLVHGAFADSSSWNGVVEKLQAHAYPVVAASNPLRTLSGDAAYVRQLVESIEGPVVLVGHSYGGSVISNAAKGLGNVKALVFVAAFLPDEGESAIALSGKFPGSTLGEALRPVPLTLPDGGQVTDLYIEKARFHQQFAADVAAETAAVMAATQRPVTDAALGEGASAPAWREIPSWVLVATEDKNIPPQAQTFMAERANATAVSVIASHAAGVSRPGDVARLINAAAQATL
- a CDS encoding alpha/beta hydrolase, yielding MSDVILEPAAQDFADATAKPPLLHELGVEGARKLLDDVQAQPVEKPEADEKWITLPTGVGDVRVRIVKPAGATGVLPVILYIHGGGWILGNAGTHDRLVRELSVGAGAAVVFVEYDRSPEAKYPVAIEQAYATARWITTEGAEEGLDGSRLVVAGDSVGGNMTAALTHMAKQRGDVVFLHQSLYYPVTDAAQDTESYRTFAHGPHLTAKAMEWFWDAYTTDPAERAQITASPLRATLDDLRGLPPALVIVDENDVLRDEGEAYARKLIQAGVATTSIRYNASLHDFMMLNPVRGTQASSAAVEQAVHVLRKALGTD
- a CDS encoding DUF427 domain-containing protein, whose product is MAVESVLHPSLIVPVGHVEPVPRRIRGLIGGRVVFDSRRALYVWEWQAYPEYSIPVEDLVDGVLHDDKHTEQLGAGPAHRHTLRVGAEARAGAAWVWGEGAPGPLHDTVRFEWDALDAWFEEDEPVFVHPRSPYSRVDALRSSSTVRVEVEGVVLAEAPDCVKLFETGLPTRYYLDRTHIDWTRLRQSDTVTRCPYKGTTSAYWSFDGASGPHADIAWTYDFPTIQASRIAGMTAFYNEHVDLYVDGTPLPGFSGTDGQNIE
- a CDS encoding carboxymuconolactone decarboxylase family protein, which translates into the protein MDARINYFGNALAGKVMRHLNSAGAIVAPALPVATQELVKIRASQINGCGFCTDMHAKEATAAGETQVRLNLVAAWREATVFSDAERAALELTEQGTRLADNPAGVTDEAWAGAAKFYDEDQLAALISLIALINAYNRINVINRQPAGDYQVGMFG
- a CDS encoding alpha/beta fold hydrolase, with product MTNPFDPARTRHVRTDVLEIAYHEAGPAHGDTVVLLHGFPYDIHSYDTVAPLLGRQGFRVVVPYLRGHGPTAFRSASQPRSGQQAALGADVVALLDALGVERAYLAGYDWGGRAANVAAALWPERVLGLVSVNSYLIQDISAAARPLAPELEAGFWYFHYFLTERGRAGLAADPQGVARVIWKRNSPEWPFTPEDLARTAQSFANPDYTDVVIHSYRHRLGFAPGAEPYEELEARLAELPGIPVPTITLDGTSDGNFPATDGSSSAHHFTGPRLHRQVPGAGHNLPQERPHAFAEAVRDVRALRRDHAPLGTG
- a CDS encoding MFS transporter; its protein translation is MPLTPSYDSPPPLRLADAHGRATLLVTVLGSSVVMLGSTVTNVALPRIGDDFDADLAVLQWTVNAYMLTLAGLILLGGALGDRFGRRRVFVVGVLWFAAASFLCGIAPDTHTLIAARALQGVGGALLTPGSLAIIEASFHPDDRPRAIGLWSGFGGVGAALGPFVGGWLVDGPGWRWTFFLTIPPALLCVPLALRHVPESVGASRRKTAPPGETRHRMPGFDVTGAALATYTLTEARTGGPAVLGAATGSVLAGWAFLVVERRGSDPMVPLSILSSRQFTAVNVITLCVYAGTAGFFFLTALELQIVVGYSALAAGAAMLPNTALMLLFSSRSALLAKRLGPRVPLTLGPLVCGAGMLLMLRVGPDASYSQDILPALLVMGCGMVVMVAPLTMTLLSSVDAEHAGLASGINNAAARAAGLMAVAGLPLLVGMGPDAYRSTAAFDMSFSRAMPLCAGLLFAGALVAFALLPQNAATAHHAHGRAHGWLMEPPLVSPRARRRTAD
- a CDS encoding cupin domain-containing protein, whose protein sequence is MSYPYPELKYWGEDGEVSAVFRPAATPPALGVSGAGQSATHYLATTETTRGEFGLYRVEMKPRAGGPKTHFHKRISESFYILDGTVRVYNGVQWIDARKGDFLHVPQGGLHAFRNDSDAPADMLLLFTPGAPREEYFEQVSQLAHASDEERDAFFDKHDSYFVE
- a CDS encoding SDR family oxidoreductase, whose product is MRVLVAGATGLMGSRTVARLRDHGVEVGQLSRAQGVDLRTGDGVEQALRAVDVVVDVTDAPSHERRVSEQFFTAATGNLLRAAGAAGVAHYVLLSLVGADRVDSGYFPAKAVQERLARRSTVPYSVVRASPFFETVQSVAAAATRPDGVRVAPLLLRPVSVDDVAATVAHVAVGVPLFDVLETAGPEEGRLTDLVSDLLTALGLPGQVVTDPRAPFFGAELSERALLPGPDAHLGHHSFARWLKER